From one Perca flavescens isolate YP-PL-M2 chromosome 4, PFLA_1.0, whole genome shotgun sequence genomic stretch:
- the LOC114554620 gene encoding G-protein coupled receptor 22, with amino-acid sequence METEGYRDLLETSDGQGVGLLDVGGEVGVEEGWSTPYPLGFQVSLTTVLMLELVLGFSSNLTVLVLYCAQSNLVDSVSNLVTVNLHVLDILVCLLCLPLTVAVILLPANESGVGSLATLCCFHEACVTFTSVATAVNVLVISLDRYDISVRPASRLLTPRRAALLLAAVWAVSLAVFFLPFLEGDFFSSRVEDSEDEEPEVQNNVSELTTGRTPIFSSISPSSLPPTHPSSPSHHLTPVWQNRTLLCVGGQGYYTGLAMYYHLLLQVPCFFIAVAVMLFTYSRILQALNIRIGSHMMRGKRAKDSTCRIRCRRKRKKDLSLPTEVVSSNQNQNLNHPPLIHSPTPTPTSPPPLPSMSQVMSDSGATVTTVSTAATTPIATTPATPASPTPTPASASTRTHATSPLPASTMGVQASVSAIIALRRAVRRHRDRRERQRRVLKMSLLIISTFMGCWAPLSAVNILILCMGPSDSLVRLRLCFLAMAYGTTIFHPLLYAFTRQKLRRALKTRVKKRVVTLLQVDPAPSGGTVIHNSWVEGGGQRKSRKPRVEASDGTDRCLTEAVRE; translated from the coding sequence ATGGAGACCGAAGGCTATCGTGACCTCCTGGAGACCAGCGATGGTCAGGGGGTAGGCCTGCTGGATGTAGGGGGCGAGGTGGGCGTGGAGGAAGGCTGGAGCACACCCTACCCCCTGGGCTTCCAGGTGTCTTTGACCACTGTGCTGATGCTGGAGCTGGTTTTGGGCTTCAGCAGCAACCTGACCGTACTTGTGCTCTACTGTGCTCAGTCCAACCTGGTGGATTCAGTCAGCAACCTGGTCACAGTCAACCTCCATGTGCTGGACATACTGGTCTGTCTGCTGTGTCTGCCACTGACTGTGGCTGTGATCCTGCTACCAGCTAATGAAAGTGGAGTTGGCAGCCTGGCCACGCTGTGCTGCTTTCATGAAGCCTGTGTCACATTCACCAGTGTGGCCACAGCGGTCAATGTTCTGGTGATCAGTTTGGACAGATACGACATCTCAGTGCGTCCGGCCAGTCGTCTACTGACCCCCAGGCGTGCAGCACTGCTCCTGGCCGCAGTGTGGGCCGTGTCTTTGGCTGTCTTCTTCCTGCCCTTCCTTGAGGGGGATTTCTTCTCTTCAAGGGTTGAGGACAGTGAGGATGAGGAGCCTGAAGTGCAGAACAATGTCTCTGAGCTCACCACTGGACGGACCCCTATtttttcctccatctctccttcctctttacCCCCAACTCATCCTTCCTCGCCTTCACACCACCTGACTCCAGTATGGCAGAACAGGACACTGTTGTGCGTAGGGGGGCAGGGGTATTACACAGGCCTGGCTATGTATTACCACTTGTTACTCCAAGTGCCATGCTTCTTCATCGCAGTGGCCGTCATGTTGTTCACCTACTCCAGGATCCTGCAGGCCCTCAACATTCGCATAGGCTCCCACATGATGAGGGGTAAACGTGCAAAGGACTCCACTTGCAGGATACgctgcaggaggaagaggaagaaggaccTGAGCCTGCCCACAGAGGTAGTGTCCTccaaccagaaccagaacctcAACCATCCTCCTCTCATCCACTCCCCCACCCCTACACCAACATCGCCCCCACCGCTCCCCTCCATGTCCCAGGTGATGTCTGACAGTGGAGCAACAGTCACTACTGTCAGCACTGCTGCCACCACCCCAATAGCCACCACACCGGCCACCCCTGCTTCTCCAACCCCAACCCCAGCTTCAGCCTCAACCCGGACCCATGCCACCTCACCACTGCCTGCCTCCACCATGGGTGTACAGGCCTCAGTTTCTGCCATCATTGCCTTGAGGAGGGCAGTGCGCAGGCACAGGGACCGTCGAGAACGTCAACGTCGGGTCCTAAAAATGTCCCTACTCATCATATCCACCTTCATGGGCTGCTGGGCCCCTCTGTCTGCAGTCAATATTCTGATCCTGTGTATGGGTCCCAGCGACAGCCTGGTGAGACTGCGCCTCTGCTTCTTGGCGATGGCTTATGGAACCACGATTTTTCATCCTCTGCTCTACGCTTTCACCAGGCAGAAGCTGCGGCGTGCCCTCAAAACACGTGTCAaaaaaagggtagttacccttctGCAGGTGGACCCGGCTCCCAGCGGGGGGACAGTTATTCATAACTCCTGGGTGGAAGGAGGAGGCCAGAGGAAGAGTCGCAAGCCACGGGTGGAGGCCAGTGACGGCACTGATCGATGCCTCACAGAGGCAGTGAGGGAATGA